The region CGCCCATCCTTTGTGTTGATCGGGGGGCTGGGACTGGCGCTCGGGCTGATGCTGGGGACCCGGATTGGCGGCTTGATTCTAGGGCCTCCCCTTGTCCTCGCCTTGGTCGCCCGGGCGCTGGGTGACGCCGGGCCGGGGCGCTGGGGCAGGGCCCTCGGGCAGGCCGTGGGCATGGCTGGGCGGTTGCTGCTGGCCCTGCCGGTGGCTGCGTTGGTCATGGCCGTGGTGTGGCCCTGGGTTGCCTTGGGGCCGACCCATCTCATTGAGGCGATGGACGTCTTTTCCCGCTTTCCCTTTTACGCCCTCCTGCCGTTTCACGGCCTGCTTGTCCCCACCACCGATTTGCCCGCCTCGTATCTTCCCACCTTGCTGGCGCTGAAGCTGCCCGAGATCACCGTCATTGCCGCTATGGTCGCCGCCGTGTGGGGCGTGGGCTATGCCGTCCAGCAGCCGCGCAGTCTGGGCAGCATCGGCGGGAGCCAGCGCCTTCTCCTGGCGCTGTGTGTTTTGGTGCCGCTGCTCTACGCCATGCTCGCCCGGCCGGTGGCCTATAACGGCATCCGCCATTTCCTGTTCATGGTGCCGCCGCTTACCGTTTTGGCGGCTCTGGTGCTGGACCGGGGATTGGAGGTGTTGGTACGGGGCTGGGGGCGACGGGCGGTTTGGGCCGGGGTCGCGGTGCTGTCCCTTGGGCTCTCGCTGCCGGTCGGCCGCATGGTGGGACTGCACCCCTATCAGTACATCGACTTTAATCTGTTCGCCGGGGGAGTCCGGGGTGCCTATCAAAAGTTCGAGCTGGAATACTGGGGCACGTCCTTGCGCGAACTGACCGCCTTGTTTGTCCAAGAAATGGAGCGTCGGGGCCTGGATCATCCCAAGGAGCCCTGGAAAGTGTGGGTGTGTGGCGAACCCACGTCGGCCGATCACTATTTCCCGCCGTATCTCGTCGCTATCGACCGCGACGAGGAAGCGGACTTCACCTTGGGCACCAGCCAGTTCTATTGCCCCCAGCCAACCCCCAACAACCACACCGTGGTGCGCTTGGAGCGCTGGGGCACGCCGCTGGCCTTTGCCCTCGACCAACGCCCCACCCCCTAGAAGGAAGGGAGGGGTCTGGGGAGGCAAGCCTCCCCAGCCTTCTTTTCCTACGTGGCAGCCGCGTCGTCATCAGCCAGCCCGTGGTCATCCGCCAGCCCAGCCGCGAGCCGAGCCTTGTGGCGGCTTAGACGCTCGCGCTGCGAGTCACTGCGCAACTGGCCGCACGCCGCCAGAATGTCGCGCCCGCGCGGCAGGCGGATGGGGGCCGAGTAGCCGGCATCGTTCAACAGCGCGGCAAAGCGCTCCAATCGCGCCACCGAGGGCGTTTGGTAAGGGGCGCCGGGCCAGGGGTTGAAGGCGATGAGGTTGAACTTGCACGGCACGCCCTCGACCAAGTCGATCAAGGTCCGGGCATCCTCGTCCGAATCGTTGAAGTCCTTGAGCATCAGATATTCAAACGTGATGCGCCGGGCATTACTGGCCCCCGGATAGGCGCGGCAGGCCGCCATCAGCTCGGCCAGGGGGTATTTGCGGTTGATGGGCATGATCTCGTTGCGCTGGGCATCGGTCGGCGCATGGAGACTGACCGCCAGTTTGATCCCCAACTCATCGCCGCAGCGCGCGATCAACGGCACCACCCCGGCGGTGGACAAGGTGATGCGCCGGCGCGACAGGGCAATGCCCTCGCCATCCATGATAATGCGCAAGGCCGTGGCCACAGCGTCGTAATTGTACAGCGGTTCCCCCATGCCCATGACGACCACGTTGGAGAGCATGCGTGACTCGTCAATGGGGGAGGGCCATTCGTCGAAGGTGTCGCGCGCCACCATCACCTGGCCCACCACCTCGGCGGCGGTGAGGTTGCGCACCAAAAGCTGGGTCCCGGTGTGGCAAAAGCGGCAAGTGAGGGTGCAGCCCACCTGCGAGGAGATGCACAGCGCGCCCCGATCGTCCTCGGGAATGTAAACCATCTCCGCTTCCTGGCCATCGGTGAAGCGGAGCAGCCACTTGATGGTGCCGTCCTGGGAGCGTTGGGTGCGCACGATGGTAGGGCGCGTCAGCGTGCATTCGGCCTGCAAGCGCTCGCGCAGAACCCCGCCCAGGCTGGTCATGCGGGCGAAATCGGTCTCGCCACGGTGATAGATCCAGTGCCAAAGCTGCTTGACGCGAAAGGGCTTCTCGCCCCAGCGCGCCAACAGGGCGCCTAAATCTTCCCGCGACAGACCGATAAGGTTCACCCGCGTGTCGTTTTGCTGTATAAGGCCTTGCGGCTCGAGAAGTGTCATGACATCGATATAGGACCGTTTAGCCCGGGGGGGAAGTCCTTTCCCTGGGGGAGGAGGAGGCACGCTCCCTCAACCCGACGCACGGGGGGATCTCGGTCTCTTGCATCACCGTTCCTGACGAAGGAAAACGGCGGCCAGGAGAATGTCGTTGGGAAAAACGTGGTGGCGTTGGCGTCCCACGCTTTTTTTTGGGGTGCGTGTCTGACACCCGGAAAGGAAGGAAGAGAGAGCATGCTGAGGAAGGTTGCGGTCAGCGTCGTTGCCGTCGGTCTCCTGACCGCCTGCGCAGAGACCTGGGATTACGCGGGTGTGGCGAAGCTGGCCCCGGCGGGTGGTCCGTTCGATGCTGAGTTGCAGAAAGGCTATGTGGCTCTCGCCGAGTACGAACAAGGCGGCGGCGATTGGTCCTCCGTGGCCTACTATACCGGCAAGGCGCGCGCCGCCGCTCTCGGCCGAACCCCCGAGCCCACCCGACTGGCCGAACGCGACCTGAAAGCTTATCACGCCGAGTTGGAAAAAGCCCGGGCCGAGCTGATCGCCGTCTTGGCCGAGGGCGCCAAGCAGGCCCCCGCCCTGGCGGCCAAGGCGCAGGTGAGCTTTGATTGCTGGGCAGAGGAGGCCGAGGAAGGTCGCCAGCCCGAACGCATCAACGAGTGCAAGCAGAATTTCCAGATCGCCCTTGGGGCCCTGCCCAAGACCTCGGCTCCGCTGGCCGCAGCTCCGGCTGGGGAGGCGCCCGGTCTGACCCTGGTTCATTTTGACAAGGGCGGCGTGGTCTTGTCGGAAGAGTCCGAGCGGCTCTTGGATAGCGTGGCCCAGGCCTTCCGCAAGGAACGGCCGGCCCGCCTGCTGATCGTGGGGCACACCGACACCACCGGCTCGGCCGAGGCCAACATTTTGTTGTCCCAGCGCCGCGCCGAAGCCGTCGCCCGCAGCCTCGTGCGGCGGGGCATCGCCGCCGAGGTCATGACCCTGGAGGCCTATGGCGAGGAGCGCTTGGCGGTCAACACGCCGCGCGGTGTGGCCGAGGCCCAAAACCGCCGGGTTGAAATCTCCTTCGAAAAGTAAAACCGCCCCGATGGGGCTGGCGAAAAGTAAAACCGCCCCGAGGGGGCTGGGGAGGCCGCACCTCCCCAGCCTTTCTCTTGGTCAGCGACACGTCCCGGTGGCCACTTCGGACACCCACGACAAGATGACCCGGGAAATGGCCTGGGGCGCGTTGGCCACGCTGCGCGCTTCGCGGCCCTCAAACCCCTTGATCGGCGCCTCGCTGAAGCTGGCGTAATACAGCACGGCGGCGGTGCCATCGGTCGGCGGCATGAACTCCAGACGGGGCGGGCCGGCCGGGGTCGCAGGGTCGGCAAAGGACACGCCAAACCCGCCCGCCAATCCATACAAACTCGGTTCGCGCCGGGCCTTGCGCCCCTCGTAACAGACTTCCTGCGCGGCAAGAGCGCTCATCACTGCATCCAGGCTGGTGGCCTCTGGCGCAGCGGTCATCTCGGCCACGCTGGCCTTGAGGCCGGGGTCGCGCGGTTCGTGGGGAGGGGCGGCGGCCGGCGGCTCTTCCGGTGGGGCGGTGAGCTTGCGGCCCAGCACCATTTTGGATTGGGCTTCGTAGTCCACCGCCGTCTTGTTCTTAAGCGCCTCGACGTGGGTCAGGGGGGGCGGTTCGTCGCGTGTGGGGAGGGACTTGGCGGAAAAATCCAGGTGGTCCTTGAGCAAAAACCACCCGCCGACGCCCACCAAAATCAGCACCAAGACCGTGGCGCAGCCCTTGGCCTCCCGGTTGTCATCGGCCTCACGGA is a window of Pararhodospirillum photometricum DSM 122 DNA encoding:
- the rlmN gene encoding 23S rRNA (adenine(2503)-C(2))-methyltransferase RlmN; translated protein: MTLLEPQGLIQQNDTRVNLIGLSREDLGALLARWGEKPFRVKQLWHWIYHRGETDFARMTSLGGVLRERLQAECTLTRPTIVRTQRSQDGTIKWLLRFTDGQEAEMVYIPEDDRGALCISSQVGCTLTCRFCHTGTQLLVRNLTAAEVVGQVMVARDTFDEWPSPIDESRMLSNVVVMGMGEPLYNYDAVATALRIIMDGEGIALSRRRITLSTAGVVPLIARCGDELGIKLAVSLHAPTDAQRNEIMPINRKYPLAELMAACRAYPGASNARRITFEYLMLKDFNDSDEDARTLIDLVEGVPCKFNLIAFNPWPGAPYQTPSVARLERFAALLNDAGYSAPIRLPRGRDILAACGQLRSDSQRERLSRHKARLAAGLADDHGLADDDAAAT
- a CDS encoding OmpA family protein, which translates into the protein MLRKVAVSVVAVGLLTACAETWDYAGVAKLAPAGGPFDAELQKGYVALAEYEQGGGDWSSVAYYTGKARAAALGRTPEPTRLAERDLKAYHAELEKARAELIAVLAEGAKQAPALAAKAQVSFDCWAEEAEEGRQPERINECKQNFQIALGALPKTSAPLAAAPAGEAPGLTLVHFDKGGVVLSEESERLLDSVAQAFRKERPARLLIVGHTDTTGSAEANILLSQRRAEAVARSLVRRGIAAEVMTLEAYGEERLAVNTPRGVAEAQNRRVEISFEK
- a CDS encoding glycosyltransferase family 39 protein translates to MLAALLSRLVPGDVYDLRHALGAGVGVIGLAVTWRLARLVGGARVGLIALGLLACTPAWYGDMFANPKDIPFAAAAAAVVWAMCAVLRDWPRPSFVLIGGLGLALGLMLGTRIGGLILGPPLVLALVARALGDAGPGRWGRALGQAVGMAGRLLLALPVAALVMAVVWPWVALGPTHLIEAMDVFSRFPFYALLPFHGLLVPTTDLPASYLPTLLALKLPEITVIAAMVAAVWGVGYAVQQPRSLGSIGGSQRLLLALCVLVPLLYAMLARPVAYNGIRHFLFMVPPLTVLAALVLDRGLEVLVRGWGRRAVWAGVAVLSLGLSLPVGRMVGLHPYQYIDFNLFAGGVRGAYQKFELEYWGTSLRELTALFVQEMERRGLDHPKEPWKVWVCGEPTSADHYFPPYLVAIDRDEEADFTLGTSQFYCPQPTPNNHTVVRLERWGTPLAFALDQRPTP